One Candidatus Roseilinea sp. genomic region harbors:
- a CDS encoding hypothetical protein (possible pseudo, frameshifted) — protein sequence MQPAGSITTARGLLILSDDGALIHRLTDPRYKLPKTYYVQVEGVPTEAALQQLRRGVVIKGYRTLPCQARVLDAEPDLPPRGKPVTPHGPTAWLEIVLREGKKRQVRHMTAAVGLPTLRLVRVAIGPVTIAGLAPGQWRDLDASELDSIIRLWNPQSPMPARRRKPNAKQN from the coding sequence ATGCAGCCGGCCGGCTCGATTACGACAGCGAGGGGGCTGCTCATCCTAAGCGACGACGGCGCGCTCATCCATCGCCTCACCGATCCGCGCTACAAGCTGCCGAAGACCTACTACGTGCAGGTCGAAGGTGTGCCTACCGAAGCTGCCCTACAGCAACTGAGGCGAGGTGTGGTAATCAAGGGCTATCGCACCTTGCCCTGTCAAGCGCGCGTGTTGGACGCCGAGCCGGATCTTCCGCCGCGCGGCAAACCGGTCACCCCGCATGGGCCAACAGCCTGGCTCGAGATCGTGCTGCGCGAAGGGAAGAAGCGCCAGGTGCGCCACATGACCGCGGCCGTCGGCTTGCCGACGTTGCGGCTGGTGCGCGTCGCCATCGGCCCGGTTACGATCGCCGGACTGGCGCCCGGCCAATGGCGTGATCTCGATGCGTCCGAACTCGATTCTATAATCCGTCTATGGAACCCCCAGTCGCCGATGCCGGCGCGACGCAGAAAGCCAAATGCTAAGCAGAACTAG
- the citZ gene encoding citrate synthase: MTNVSSAAATNGSPTVTKPPFVKGLDGVIAVQTEISAVDGPNSTLLYRGINIHELAEQASYEEVAFLLLNGHLPNRAELADFNARLVANRWLPAPVYDLLRSLPRDSVPMEALRVAVSALSFYDPEIEDISIEATQRKAVRLIAQLPTLCAAYQRLREGKEPIAPNPRLSHAANTLYMLGSDIDPDFVQAINMYFILLADHGMNASTFTARVVASTQADLHSAVSSAFASLKGPLHGGANEATMRMLLEIGAPDNVDAYIDAMFAAKRKIMGFGHRIYKSGDPRSEHLNKWAQKLGQKVGQPKYYEISLKVVEAVRRHRELYPNVDFYSASMLYYAGIPIDLFTPMFACARIAGWAAHVIEQYKDNVLIRPQSEYIGPLDVHYVPLDQRK, translated from the coding sequence ATGACAAATGTATCCTCTGCTGCCGCGACCAACGGCAGCCCAACGGTAACTAAGCCCCCTTTCGTGAAGGGGCTGGACGGCGTGATCGCTGTGCAAACGGAAATCAGCGCCGTAGATGGCCCGAACAGCACATTGCTGTACCGCGGCATCAACATCCACGAATTAGCCGAGCAGGCAAGTTATGAGGAGGTGGCCTTCCTGTTGTTGAACGGCCACCTGCCCAACCGCGCGGAGCTGGCCGACTTCAACGCGCGTCTGGTGGCCAACCGGTGGTTGCCGGCGCCGGTATACGACTTGCTGCGCAGCCTACCGCGCGATTCCGTGCCTATGGAGGCGCTGCGGGTCGCCGTGTCCGCCCTGTCGTTCTACGACCCCGAAATCGAAGACATCAGCATCGAGGCTACGCAGCGCAAGGCGGTGCGCCTGATCGCTCAACTCCCCACGCTGTGCGCCGCCTATCAGCGCTTGCGCGAAGGCAAAGAGCCGATCGCGCCCAACCCACGCTTGAGCCACGCGGCCAACACGCTCTACATGTTGGGGTCGGATATTGATCCCGACTTCGTGCAAGCGATCAACATGTATTTCATCTTGCTGGCCGATCACGGCATGAACGCCAGCACATTCACCGCGCGCGTGGTGGCCAGCACGCAGGCCGATCTGCACTCGGCCGTATCGAGCGCGTTCGCCTCGCTCAAGGGGCCGCTGCACGGCGGCGCAAACGAGGCAACGATGCGCATGCTGCTGGAAATCGGCGCACCGGATAACGTTGACGCCTACATTGACGCCATGTTCGCCGCCAAGCGCAAGATCATGGGCTTCGGCCATCGCATCTACAAAAGCGGCGACCCGCGTTCAGAACATCTGAACAAGTGGGCACAGAAGCTCGGGCAAAAAGTTGGCCAACCCAAGTATTACGAGATTTCGCTCAAGGTGGTCGAGGCTGTCCGCCGTCATCGCGAACTGTATCCGAACGTGGACTTCTACAGCGCCTCCATGCTGTACTACGCGGGCATCCCGATAGACCTGTTCACGCCGATGTTCGCCTGCGCGCGCATTGCCGGCTGGGCCGCGCATGTGATCGAGCAATACAAGGACAACGTGCTCATCCGCCCACAGTCCGAATACATCGGCCCGCTGGACGTGCACTACGTGCCGCTGGATCAGCGGAAGTGA